One part of the Solanum dulcamara chromosome 3, daSolDulc1.2, whole genome shotgun sequence genome encodes these proteins:
- the LOC129881976 gene encoding F-box/FBD/LRR-repeat protein At1g13570-like, with protein MRNQKNKNSHTTWIGDKLPECLIHKIFSCLSYEEAANSSLLSKTWLEAWSTQPNLKFKVEYGKGNNNNRKRMDKIMERYRERKSPIDKFALYISSSTYHHVLAFPRIDKWLDIALQNGVKDVVCKVSVPSYPFPISTFLASKSLRELVLTGCDIMSLSLSTSTSDQLVKCHSLRRLSLCDVRLDDNILQTLVNCCPLLVDLKIQNCSLLTKIELRNLENIKSVYITTSYIDHISSVEIQAPTLEHLSYFGSCIAFDIIECQNLKSLELSDMAISEGFLECLISTSQNLERLILYFVSGELHERFNICRSQSLKVLAIQDCEDIGEIDASNLVSLEIVGSEIPELNIAKVSNQLKNSQIDLRCYNNLINAEWFCKLRIFLSNLTTWSQVSLHFDDCNEINMKDLQLHHSIAIPQVFVLNVDMRFINDVKSCPNFVDALLWSCHPRRLNLFSTIETITCFMDRLMYMKNSSHSTYDGSALCHSQLKEVKAYKFISEHEHVEVDRQELAMMTQIEMDAIFFLLDR; from the coding sequence AtgagaaaccaaaaaaataaaaattcccACACCACGTGGATAGGTGACAAATTGCCTGAATGTCTCATTCACAAAATATTTTCCTGCCTTAGTTATGAAGAAGCAGCCAATTCAAGCCTTTTGTCTAAAACATGGCTAGAAGCATGGTCCACTCAACCCAATTTGAAGTTCAAAGTTGAGTATGGCAAaggcaataataataatagaaaaagaATGGACAAAATTATGGAGAGATATAGGGAAAGAAAATCTCCTATAGACAAGTTTGCACTTTATATATCATCATCTACTTATCATCATGTTCTTGCTTTTCCTCGAATTGATAAGTGGCTTGACATTGCTCTTCAGAATGGTGTAAAAGACGTGGTGTGCAAGGTTTCTGTCCCCTCATACCCTTTCCCTATTTCCACATTCTTGGCATCGAAATCTTTAAGAGAATTGGTTCTGACGGGTTGTGATATAATGAGTCTTTCGTTATCTACTAGTACTAGTGATCAACTTGTGAAATGTCATTCTTTGAGAAGGCTTTCTTTGTGTGATGTTCGTTTAGACGACAACATCCTTCAAACTCTGGTTAATTGTTGTCCCTTGCTTGTCGATTTGAAGATTCAGAATTGTTCTTTATTGACAAAGATTGAGTTGAGGAATCTTGAAAATATCAAGTCAGTTTATATTACAACAAGTTATATTGATCATATATCGAGTGTTGAAATTCAAGCACCAACTCTAGAGCACTTATCATATTTTGGGAGTTGTATTGCATTTGATATTATTGAATGTCAGAATCTAAAATCTTTAGAACTATCAGATATGGCAATATCTGAAGGATTTCTCGAGTGCCTTATTTCTACATCCCAAAACCTTGAGAGATTGATATTATATTTCGTTTCTGGAGAGTTGCATGAAAGATTTAACATTTGCAGGAGTCAATCCCTAAAGGTTTTGGCGATTCAAGATTGTGAGGACATAGGGGAGATTGATGCTTCGAATTTGGTATCACTAGAAATTGTGGGAAGTGAAATTCCTGAGCTTAACATTGCAAAAGTGTCAAATCAATTGAAAAACTCGCAAATAGATCTTagatgttacaataatttaatTAACGCAGAATGGTTTTGTAAGCTGAGGATATTCCTATCAAACTTGACCACTTGGTCTCAAGTTTCCCTTCATTTCGATGACTGCAATGAGATCAACATGAAAGATTTGCAATTGCACCATAGCATTGCTATCCCTCAAGTGTTTGTTTTAAACGTAGATATGAGATTTATCAATGATGTAAAGTCGTGCCCAAATTTTGTGGATGCTTTACTATGGAGTTGTCATCCTAGGAGACTTAACTTATTCTCAACGATTGAAACGATTACATGCTTCATGGATCGTTTAATGTACATGAAGAACTCGAGTCATTCTACTTATGATGGAAGCGCGCTTTGTCATAGTCAATTAAAAGAAGTAAAAGCCTACAAATTTATCTCGGAACATGAGCATGTAGAAGTCGATAGACAAGAATTggcaatgatgacccaaattgAGATGgatgcaattttttttctattagaTAGGTGA